The Burkholderia ambifaria AMMD genome includes a region encoding these proteins:
- a CDS encoding zinc-dependent alcohol dehydrogenase has translation MKAVVFHGIGDIRIDTVPDPEVSQPTDAVVRLTASAICGTDLHIVRGTLGGMKPGTILGHEGVGIVETVGRDVRNLKRGDRVLIPSTIACGSCAYCRAGYTAQCDVANPGGPRAGTAFFGGPADTGPFDGLQAEYARTPLANASLIRLPDAIDDDRAILMSDIFPTGYFGAQLAEVKPGDTVAVFGAGPVGQFAIASAKLLGAGRVIAIDRIASRLDMACAQGAETIDFSEEDPVDTVLRLTGGIGVDRVIDAVGVDAMRATHGPAAADRDAARAFDAEVDAVAPRRKPDGRYWTPGDGPSQVLQWAVRAVAKAGTVAVIGVYPPQARVFPIGEAMNRNLTIKMGNCNHRTITPHLIELVRSGAFDPVSVLTRCEPLTNAIDAYRAFDVREPGWMKVKLTP, from the coding sequence ATGAAAGCAGTGGTATTTCACGGCATCGGCGACATTCGCATCGATACGGTACCCGACCCGGAAGTCTCGCAACCGACCGACGCGGTCGTGCGCCTGACCGCCAGCGCGATCTGCGGCACCGACCTGCACATAGTGCGTGGCACGCTCGGCGGAATGAAGCCGGGCACGATCCTCGGCCATGAGGGCGTCGGCATCGTCGAGACGGTCGGGCGCGACGTGCGCAACCTCAAGCGTGGCGATCGCGTGCTGATTCCGTCGACGATCGCGTGCGGCAGCTGCGCGTACTGCCGCGCGGGCTACACCGCGCAATGCGACGTCGCGAATCCGGGCGGCCCGCGCGCGGGCACCGCGTTCTTCGGCGGCCCGGCGGACACCGGCCCGTTCGACGGGCTGCAGGCCGAATACGCGCGCACGCCGCTTGCGAACGCGAGCCTGATCCGGCTGCCCGACGCGATCGACGACGACCGCGCGATCCTGATGTCCGATATTTTCCCGACCGGCTATTTCGGCGCGCAGCTCGCGGAGGTGAAGCCGGGCGACACGGTGGCCGTGTTCGGCGCGGGGCCGGTCGGCCAGTTCGCGATCGCGAGCGCGAAGCTGCTGGGCGCGGGACGCGTGATCGCGATCGACCGCATCGCGTCGCGCCTCGACATGGCATGCGCGCAAGGCGCGGAAACGATCGACTTCTCCGAGGAAGACCCGGTCGACACGGTGCTGCGTCTCACCGGCGGGATCGGCGTCGATCGCGTGATCGACGCGGTGGGCGTCGACGCGATGCGCGCGACGCACGGGCCGGCCGCGGCCGATCGCGACGCGGCGCGCGCGTTCGATGCGGAAGTCGACGCCGTCGCGCCGCGCCGCAAGCCGGACGGCCGCTACTGGACGCCGGGCGACGGGCCGTCGCAGGTGCTGCAATGGGCGGTGCGCGCGGTCGCGAAGGCCGGCACGGTCGCGGTGATCGGCGTGTATCCGCCGCAGGCGCGCGTGTTTCCGATCGGCGAGGCGATGAACCGGAACCTGACGATCAAGATGGGCAATTGCAATCACCGGACCATCACGCCGCACCTGATCGAGCTGGTGCGCAGCGGCGCGTTCGACCCGGTGTCGGTGCTCACGCGCTGCGAGCCGCTGACGAACGCGATCGATGCGTACCGCGCGTTCGATGTGCGCGAGCCCGGCTGGATGAAAGTGAAGCTGACGCCATGA
- a CDS encoding FAD-dependent oxidoreductase, with product MSASDASSSRPDLAQGIALDDIADGAMIEGRVGDATVLLVRRADELFAVTGQCPHYGAPLADGLLVGDTIRCPWHHAAFCLRTGAMLRAPALDGLTCWRVERRDGRAVVLDAQPAASPPALKTAGLPESVVIVGGGAAAIAAAVTLRREGYPHAITLLSADSEPPYDRPNLSKDYLAGTAEADWLPLRGASFYTEQRIDVRCGTRVTRIDPAAHAVELADGSRVGYGALLLATGAEPNRLTVPGAELPHVRVLRSRADCDALIGTLKNAQRCVVVGASFIGLEAAAALRTRGLVVQVVAPDAHPMARVLGDALGDTLRALHESHGVTFHLGVTPAQITPDDVMLSNGDGLPADVVVVGIGVHPDVTLAQDAGLAVDRGVTVDRFLQTSAPDIYAAGDIARWPDPLTGERIRVEHWVVAERQGIAAARNMLGQQRPFDAVPFFWTQHYDLTVRYVGHAEQWDRVEIDGDLRAHDGSVTYWRGDKRLAVATIGRDLDCLKAEEALEQQGAAGSR from the coding sequence ATGTCCGCAAGTGACGCCTCGTCTTCACGTCCCGATCTCGCGCAGGGCATCGCGCTCGACGACATCGCCGACGGCGCGATGATCGAAGGCCGGGTCGGCGACGCAACGGTGCTGCTGGTGCGCCGCGCCGACGAACTGTTTGCCGTCACCGGGCAATGCCCGCACTACGGCGCGCCGCTGGCCGACGGGCTGCTCGTCGGCGACACGATCCGCTGCCCGTGGCATCACGCGGCGTTCTGTCTGCGCACCGGCGCAATGCTGCGCGCGCCGGCGCTCGACGGGCTGACGTGCTGGCGCGTCGAGCGTCGCGATGGCCGCGCGGTCGTGCTCGATGCACAGCCTGCCGCGTCGCCGCCCGCGCTGAAAACGGCCGGGCTGCCCGAATCGGTGGTGATCGTCGGCGGCGGCGCGGCCGCGATCGCGGCGGCCGTGACGCTGCGGCGGGAAGGCTATCCGCACGCGATCACGCTGCTGAGCGCGGACAGCGAGCCGCCGTACGATCGGCCGAACCTGTCGAAGGATTATCTGGCCGGCACGGCCGAAGCCGACTGGCTGCCGCTGCGTGGCGCGTCGTTCTATACCGAGCAGCGCATCGACGTGCGCTGTGGCACGCGCGTTACGCGGATCGATCCCGCGGCGCACGCGGTCGAACTCGCGGACGGCAGCCGCGTCGGCTACGGCGCGCTGCTGCTCGCGACGGGCGCCGAGCCGAACCGGTTGACCGTGCCGGGCGCCGAGCTGCCGCACGTGCGTGTGCTGCGCTCGCGCGCCGATTGCGATGCACTGATTGGCACGCTCAAGAATGCGCAACGCTGCGTCGTGGTCGGCGCGAGCTTCATCGGCCTCGAGGCGGCCGCCGCGCTGCGCACGCGCGGGCTCGTCGTGCAGGTGGTCGCGCCCGATGCGCATCCGATGGCGCGCGTGCTCGGCGACGCGCTCGGCGACACGCTCCGCGCGCTGCACGAGTCGCACGGCGTGACGTTCCATCTCGGCGTGACGCCCGCACAGATCACGCCGGATGACGTGATGCTGTCGAACGGCGACGGGCTGCCGGCCGACGTCGTGGTGGTCGGCATCGGCGTGCATCCGGACGTGACGCTCGCGCAGGACGCGGGGCTGGCCGTCGATCGCGGCGTGACGGTCGACCGATTCCTGCAGACGAGCGCACCGGACATCTACGCGGCCGGCGACATCGCGCGCTGGCCCGATCCGTTGACGGGCGAGCGCATTCGCGTCGAGCACTGGGTCGTCGCGGAGCGGCAGGGCATCGCCGCGGCGCGCAACATGCTCGGCCAGCAGCGGCCGTTCGACGCGGTGCCGTTCTTCTGGACCCAGCACTACGATCTGACTGTCCGCTATGTGGGACATGCGGAGCAATGGGACCGCGTCGAGATCGACGGCGACCTGCGCGCGCACGACGGCTCGGTGACGTACTGGCGCGGCGACAAGCGGCTCGCGGTCGCGACGATCGGCCGCGATCTCGACTGCCTGAAGGCGGAAGAGGCGCTGGAGCAGCAGGGCGCCGCAGGGTCACGCTGA
- a CDS encoding PLP-dependent aminotransferase family protein: protein MKLYEKFANDIERLIRQRVYRHGDRVPSVRQASQQHRISITTVLHAYLLLESRGLLESRPQSGYFVNLRRDDNHAPVRELRPSKPIAISSSVDMSRLVLSTLRAIGTDDAVPLGSPYPDPSLFPFEKLNRYAYAAGRDKSLWGVTDGLPPGHPRLIRQIARRYLENGMSVDPNEIIVTVGATEAINLCLQAVAKPGDTIAVESPTFYAMLHAIERMGMKAIEVATHPEYGIDIAALAAIAKSQPIAACMVMPNFQNPLGFQMPDERKRELVEYATKADMPIIENGVYNELYFGNAHPSALKAFDRTGIVLHCASFSKSLTAAYRIGWALPGRYREQVEKLKFLNTLATPSLPQLAIAEFLERDGYEHHLRRIRKAYAQQANLMRAMVSRFFPEGTRISSPAGGYVLWVELPAQVDAMRLYQLALEQGITIGPGYMFSIADTYRNFIRLNYSSPWSPEIERAIVTVGKLAVGCMD, encoded by the coding sequence ATGAAGCTCTACGAGAAATTCGCGAACGACATAGAGAGACTCATCCGGCAACGCGTGTATCGACATGGCGATCGTGTGCCGTCGGTACGGCAGGCGAGCCAGCAGCACCGGATCAGCATCACGACCGTGCTGCATGCATATCTGCTGCTCGAAAGCCGCGGGCTGCTGGAGAGCCGCCCGCAGTCGGGTTACTTCGTGAACCTGCGTCGCGACGACAACCACGCGCCGGTGCGCGAGCTGCGGCCGTCGAAGCCGATCGCGATCTCGTCGTCGGTCGACATGAGCCGGCTCGTGCTGTCGACGCTGCGCGCGATCGGCACCGACGACGCGGTGCCGCTGGGTTCGCCGTATCCGGACCCGAGCCTGTTTCCGTTCGAGAAACTGAACCGCTACGCCTATGCAGCCGGCCGCGACAAGTCGTTGTGGGGCGTGACGGACGGGCTGCCGCCGGGCCATCCGCGGCTGATCCGGCAGATCGCGCGACGCTACCTGGAAAACGGGATGTCGGTCGATCCGAACGAGATCATCGTGACGGTCGGCGCGACTGAGGCGATCAATCTGTGCCTGCAGGCGGTTGCAAAACCGGGTGACACGATCGCGGTGGAGTCGCCGACGTTCTACGCGATGCTGCACGCGATCGAACGGATGGGGATGAAGGCGATCGAGGTCGCGACGCACCCGGAGTACGGGATCGACATCGCGGCGCTGGCGGCCATTGCAAAGTCGCAGCCGATCGCCGCGTGCATGGTGATGCCGAATTTCCAGAACCCGCTCGGCTTTCAGATGCCCGACGAGCGCAAGCGCGAACTGGTTGAATACGCAACGAAAGCCGACATGCCGATCATCGAGAACGGCGTGTACAACGAATTGTATTTCGGCAATGCCCATCCGAGCGCGCTGAAGGCGTTCGACCGCACCGGGATCGTGCTGCATTGCGCATCGTTCTCGAAGAGCCTGACGGCCGCCTACCGGATCGGCTGGGCATTGCCGGGCCGCTATCGCGAACAGGTCGAGAAGCTGAAGTTCCTGAACACGCTGGCGACGCCGTCGCTGCCGCAACTCGCGATCGCCGAGTTTCTCGAGCGAGACGGCTACGAGCATCATCTGCGGCGGATTCGCAAGGCATATGCGCAGCAGGCGAACCTGATGCGCGCGATGGTGTCGCGGTTCTTTCCGGAAGGTACGCGCATCTCGAGCCCGGCGGGCGGGTACGTGCTGTGGGTCGAGCTGCCGGCACAGGTCGACGCGATGCGCCTGTACCAGCTCGCGCTGGAGCAGGGCATCACGATCGGGCCCGGCTACATGTTCTCGATCGCGGACACCTACCGCAATTTCATCCGGCTGAACTACAGCAGCCCGTGGTCGCCGGAGATCGAGCGGGCGATCGTCACGGTCGGTAAGCTCGCGGTGGGCTGCATGGATTGA
- a CDS encoding DUF1269 domain-containing protein → MTKQLIVAVFGSVDTARRAANDFEALSEKHEGFHVDNGVVVEKDANGKLAVLDAESRSFKGGVIGAIAGGLLGMLAGPLGAIAGMAAGAGAGIVADAAGNALLDGQFVESVATRLAPGSVAVIVEADEATPFSVDNIVTGFGGKVVRHVIG, encoded by the coding sequence ATGACCAAGCAACTGATCGTCGCCGTATTCGGCAGCGTCGACACGGCCCGTCGGGCCGCGAACGATTTCGAGGCGCTGTCGGAGAAACACGAAGGATTTCACGTCGACAATGGCGTCGTCGTCGAAAAGGACGCGAACGGCAAGCTCGCCGTGCTCGACGCCGAGTCGCGGTCGTTCAAGGGCGGCGTGATCGGCGCGATCGCGGGCGGGCTGCTCGGGATGCTCGCCGGGCCGCTCGGCGCGATCGCCGGCATGGCGGCCGGCGCGGGGGCCGGCATCGTCGCGGACGCAGCCGGCAATGCGCTGCTCGACGGGCAGTTCGTCGAATCGGTCGCGACACGGCTCGCACCGGGCAGCGTCGCGGTCATCGTCGAGGCGGACGAGGCGACACCGTTCTCGGTCGACAACATCGTGACGGGATTTGGCGGGAAAGTCGTGCGCCACGTGATCGGCTAG
- a CDS encoding phosphate-starvation-inducible protein PsiE, with the protein MNTSTASADTAAERIRRRFGHFLHAAELAGLIVIGLATAFAMTQEAWKVVLAGEVSLTDLLLMFLYLEVLAMNVRYLRLGRLPVRFPLFIAMTSLARDLILRGATDGPERMLMTTCGIVLLAVGVLILSFGQHRFPAEVDDVEEDAHTRR; encoded by the coding sequence TTGAACACGTCCACTGCTTCCGCCGATACGGCCGCCGAGCGCATCCGCCGCCGCTTCGGCCACTTCCTCCATGCGGCCGAGCTGGCCGGCCTGATCGTGATCGGTCTGGCGACCGCGTTCGCGATGACCCAGGAAGCGTGGAAGGTCGTGCTCGCGGGCGAGGTGTCGCTCACCGACCTGCTGCTGATGTTCCTGTACCTGGAAGTGCTCGCGATGAACGTGCGCTATCTGCGGCTCGGCCGGCTGCCGGTGCGCTTTCCGTTGTTCATCGCGATGACGTCGCTCGCGCGCGATCTGATCCTCCGCGGCGCGACCGACGGCCCGGAGCGGATGCTGATGACCACGTGCGGGATCGTGCTGCTCGCGGTGGGCGTGCTGATCCTGAGCTTCGGTCAGCATCGCTTTCCGGCGGAAGTCGACGATGTCGAGGAGGACGCGCATACGCGCCGGTAA
- a CDS encoding Dyp-type peroxidase, whose amino-acid sequence MTDRQAAMQTRPPLSQAVHEPITRSAIFLVATVNPGAERADTIRAWCGDIAALVRSVGKRVPGGNLSCVCGFGSDAWDALFGDPRPASLHPFREFGAGQRVAIATPGDILLHIRADAMDLCFELATQLLAALGDAVTVVDEVHGFRNFDQRAMIGFVDGTENPEGRDAVDFTVIGDEDAEFAGGSYVLVQKYLHDMAGWNALSVETQERIIGRTKLSDIELAPDVKPSCSHSSLTTLDENGQEVKILRDNMPFGRPGSGEFGTYFIGYARSPAPIEQMLENMFVGRPPGNYDRLLDFSRAVTGSLFFVPSADLLEALADRAAPADTDAAQPAPSSPEPRRDGSLNIGSLKGVKAYE is encoded by the coding sequence ATGACTGACCGGCAGGCCGCGATGCAAACCCGTCCCCCGCTTTCCCAGGCCGTTCACGAGCCGATCACGCGCAGCGCGATCTTCCTCGTCGCCACCGTCAACCCCGGCGCCGAGCGCGCCGACACGATCCGCGCGTGGTGCGGCGACATCGCCGCGCTCGTGCGCTCGGTCGGCAAGCGCGTGCCGGGCGGCAACCTGTCCTGCGTATGCGGCTTCGGCTCCGACGCATGGGACGCGCTGTTCGGCGATCCGCGTCCCGCGTCGCTGCATCCGTTCCGCGAATTCGGCGCCGGCCAGCGCGTCGCGATCGCGACGCCGGGCGACATCCTGCTGCACATTCGTGCCGACGCGATGGACCTGTGCTTCGAACTCGCGACCCAGTTGCTCGCCGCGCTCGGCGACGCGGTCACGGTCGTCGACGAGGTGCATGGCTTTCGCAACTTCGACCAGCGCGCGATGATCGGCTTCGTCGACGGCACCGAGAACCCGGAAGGCCGCGACGCGGTCGACTTCACGGTGATCGGCGACGAGGACGCCGAGTTCGCGGGCGGCAGCTACGTGCTCGTGCAGAAGTACCTGCACGACATGGCCGGCTGGAACGCGCTCTCGGTCGAGACGCAGGAGCGCATCATCGGCCGCACCAAGCTGTCCGACATCGAGCTCGCGCCGGACGTGAAGCCGTCGTGCTCGCACAGCTCGCTGACCACGCTTGACGAAAACGGCCAGGAAGTGAAGATCCTGCGCGACAACATGCCGTTCGGGCGCCCCGGTTCCGGCGAATTCGGCACCTATTTCATCGGCTACGCGCGTTCGCCTGCGCCGATCGAGCAGATGCTCGAGAACATGTTCGTCGGCCGCCCGCCCGGCAACTACGACCGGCTGCTCGACTTCAGCCGCGCGGTCACCGGCTCGCTGTTCTTCGTGCCGTCGGCCGACCTGCTCGAAGCGCTCGCCGATCGCGCCGCACCGGCCGACACCGACGCCGCGCAGCCCGCACCCTCATCGCCCGAGCCGCGTCGTGACGGCTCGCTGAATATCGGATCG